DNA sequence from the Juglans microcarpa x Juglans regia isolate MS1-56 chromosome 5S, Jm3101_v1.0, whole genome shotgun sequence genome:
CAGCACAATTAATTCATTAGTTTGCAATCCAACAAATAGATTAATCCAATATCTAAGGCATATCCAGATACATCATAAAGTTTAATCTCccaaattattacaaaatttccGTAATTTTACATGACCATGTATCGAAATCCAACAAGTCCAGCAAATGAAGTTTCTTGGAGGTGGTAAAAATCAGATATGAGTAAGAAAGTTTCATAATTAACAATGTCTCTAAGTAATTTTCAAGCTAAAAATTAGGATGATATATGGTTTCAATCAACTAGGCAGGGAGCACATGTAATACTATCAGAAATTCATACATTAAAAAGCATGTAAAACAGCCAACATAGTTTTATTTGAGTATCACAGATATGAAACTAGAAAAATCTGCAAAGATTTATCTGGTAAACGACAAGAAACTGAGACATTTTAGGTCTCACTTGCATGTGAGaaacttcaatatatatacacatatatttaaAGTTGGTTCAGAGTCATAGGATCTTTTTGTATGATCATACCGCTGTGGAGACATGGGTTAATCCTTCTGGAGGACCCAACCTAGCCAATCCAAAGTCTGATAGCTTCGCATTCCAATGCTCATCCAGAAGGACATTAGACGATTTGAAATCCCTGAAAATGATCTAGAACATAACAGACAAGCATAATTACCAACCCCAAAATTGTTCATGATTCCTACCCcctttctaaaaaataaacttcattGCTTCGGTGGAGAgatcatataaaaaaagatgCAATAGCTTCAATGTAACCTCAATACCCAGGAAATGTTGATGCATTAGGATAGGCATACTAACAAAAGcttatataaataatcaaatggAAACTAAAATTTGACATATACCTGAAAATCCATTTCTTCATGTAGGTATGTCAAGCCACGAGCAGCATCTTGGGCTATTCTTAATCTCATGGCCCATGTAAGAGGTGTCTCTGACCGAGTGGATAAATGGTGTTCAACACTTCCGTTAGGCATATATTCATATACCAGAAGCCGCTGGATTCCTCTTTCATCATCCTCTGCACAGTGGCCCACCAGTTTCACAAGATTAGGATGCTCAACAATCCCAAGAACATTAACTTCTGTCACCCATTCCTTGTGCCCCTGCCAAAAAGAGGAGATCCTTGAGAATTAAGTTAGTCAGAAAATCTTTTTGATAAATGTAAATAAGGTTTACTCGATGAAATTCAATAATTTGAACCACCACCAATAACCGAAGAAGAACAAATTTGTCAAGGAGACAAGAAAAATATGCAATGGGCAATTATTTGCTACTGAAAAACAGAAGACTGATGTAATGACCTGTATGAGAGTGACTCaacagatattttaaatatatttcatattttgctCAAGTTGAATTAATTTCCTGCGAGTGGCCAGTGCCACAGGCTGCCACACCACGGCGCATGAATGACCGcactaaataaaaagagatttaAGTTCTTTCTGGTGAACATGTCATATTTGCagctaaatattaaaataccaGACAAAAATGTAGACTGCCTCAATGAGCGGATCTATGAAAACAGTTGAACTTATGCTGCAACTTATCTATAACTCCATGAAAACACACACCACATGAATTTTTACTAAGATACTACAAGATATTAATAACACAAATTCTAGGATGGTTATCAATGCCAAAAGGATTAAAGGAATCCTCTGAAATGAAATCACATGAAATAACCCGTGCCTGTATTCCCCTTCTACCGAGCTGTTTCACTGCAACTTCAATCTTTGTAGATGGATCTTCTGCACTCCTGATGAACCCTTTATAAACACACCCAAACCCACCCTCTCCAAGCATAACAGAACGGCTGAAATTTTTGGTGGCAGACTTCAGCTCAGACACTGTAAACACTCTGAGGTTGCTGGGTCTTTGGGCCAAACTAGGATATAAGGTCCTCCTTATGGATTCTGTACTAGTGTTTGAGATATTCTGAGAATTTAATTCGGATCCAGCTCTCTTTACTTCACCCTCGGTAAAAGTTGAATTGGTGGACTGCATTGACTCTGTGCTCTTCGGCTCATCCTTTTTGTCTCCATTGAAGAATGGGAAACACTTCATTGCTCCAAAACAATGAAAACGATGATACAATTCACTGCAGGACCATAAGAGAAGGGAGCCTCAGTGCCAGTAGATACTTCATTAAGTTTAGATCTCCTCCGATCAAGCAAGTTTAAAACATGCTTAAACAAACGCATTACAGATCGAAATTAGAGAATTTAGAGAAAAGTTCAAACGACAGCTTAATTGCATAAAGACTGCCCAGCACCCTGGACCACCAATCAAGTTCTAACGTACTTAGTCGCAAACACTCCGCGTTAAATTATACAACAACTACAATCTagtttaacataaaataaaagaggaatAATTAAGTAGAAAGACATGGCAAAGAAGCCCACTGTATCTTAATTGTTCTCTTGCGTCTtgtatttaaaaggaaaaaaatctcaACAGCCATGTTTTGAAAGACTAGAATCCAGGGAAAATACAAGgcaagaaaatatattctaaatttgTTCCGATTCAAGAAGCTTGAAACCATAATATGTCAGTATCTCACcttccaaacaaaatcaaaGTTACCAAGAAAACCCACCGCACGCTTTGATTTCGGCAGGCGACCTACTCTAATAGAAGACATAATAAGCTCCAAATATTTTTCGAGAAGTGGTGTTCCTCTCCGACACACGAAGAGGAACAAAAATCCAAATTGTGGTTCATCTCAAGCTTCCCAAGTTCTTGCAGTTGAAATTGGACAagacaataacaaaaagtagaTGTATTAATTGCAAAGGATTTCTCTGAGTACCTACCTTTAAGTATCAATCAACTGTCGGAACCCACGAACTTAGCTCCTAAACTTCAGCAGATTCCAATTCCTTGGATATTTCTCAGATAAACCCAACAAAAAACCATCGCAAGAAGGGGCATCTATTCAATAGAATCAATACAAGTCTTCACACGGCAGCTTCAGGTCAGCTGACCAACCAAAACCCAAATCTCCATCGtaaaattgtatcatattacacgTATCAAATGTTCTATAATTAGACCGTACCAGATCCAAGTCCAGGTACGAATAGACTATGGAGtcttgcagagagagagagagagagagagagctgattgCTCGAGCAATGTTACAAGTCACAAAGTCAAGGTTGTCTAGAAGGAATTTTCATTTTGGATCCCTTAAACAAGTTTTCTATATTCTAGTTCTTACGTCAAATCTTCCGCAAAGCCCAACATCACCATTCCGTGTCTCcacattcatttcttttcttatttatttgtattttgaagtatcatatgattaaaaaataatttataggaAGTGTTACACAGAAGCTTCACATTTCTGtatatcacttaaaaatatataattttatttttttactcttatacttcatatttcatatttcacatgtttaaaaaatgaactataaaaataaaaaaataaaatcacatatttttaagtaatgtGTAGAAGTTTATGTCTAAaatttttcagaatttattattcttcattcatttgacagctaattatttaataccatgtaaaaaataataaataaaaggataataaatagtacttttcatgtattaataaaatagaacGAGTTTGGGAGTTTACTAAAGAATTGAACAGAAAAGAACAGAAAGGAAATGAGTATAATGAATGGaattaatggattttttttttagatgttttaAAAGAATGGGAAATGGAATGtaaataactttattaaaaagtatataataaaaatgaataaatctgaACATTTTGCTACAAGTATTACTATTATGTTGTTTTCTTAAGTATCCTCGTTGGCTTGTTAAAGTTGAAAGatgattaaaatttagataatttatactaAAAAGATCCCACATTAGATTAGacatctctaaaataatttgaatttcagCTATAGTGCTTCACTAAATATAACTAACTACAGttgttttatcaaatattaaaatattaatttctcacttcaagcaaataaattaaattaattagaatataattaatatttaacatttagaatataattattattaatatttaattgatagaacagtaaaatgtgataaaaataaattaaataaataaattattaaattaataatattttattattatataaaaattaaatgaataatccAATGCTCGGATATGGAACCAAAGGATTGATCCCCAGCCTTCCCCACTTTTTCTGAACAAAAGCACGAGCCACTTGATCGATGATTTTGATACGGTTCAACTTATAAACTATAAATCCACGGTTGCAAGTCATGGCGGATTGGGCAGCACGGTTGCCCGTTGCCCAATCTGCGGTTGATTCCACTATTGCTGCTTTGGACGACAGCTTCTTtagaaaattaaattcatctcaatctatcattacaatttttttaaatcttaatataaaatataataaataattcaaattttttaaattctaaaataataataataataatattaaaaaataatattctaataatattttatcatcttaactcaactcaactcaatttaatttaacattcaaacgcagcctaaatcatatttttcacaatGAGAGATTGGTAATAATTTCGGTGGTTTGGAGCATTTCCATCCGGTTGACTAAAGCATCATCTTTtctaaattataagatttgtaTTTGGAGTTTTCTTTAAATACATGTTTCATCTGGTTTCAAAAAAGGTTTAGGATGTAAACAGTAGTTCTTATATTTGGAGAGTTACTgtttatcttctaaatcactttttatatatatattttataagtagttaaatatgtagaaataaaatagtagaaataataataaagaaagaataaaaaatttattttaataaaatagagaaaatataggGAATAAGATATATGAGACCttttaaaaattagtaaaatttataaaataattatagaaaatgtgatttctagttaaaatttaaagaaaattagaGGAGAATGGTTTGAGAGTTCATCTTAGAGCATTTCTATTGTATTCCCCATATGGGATCTGTCCCTATAATTTGAGaataaatttagggttttggagaaAAACTTCTTCCCATTGGATTCCTCATTTTGCGGTTTAAGTTTACGGGATCTACAATAGATTCCCATCACATTCCAGAGGCCTTCTATTccgcatcttcttcttctctcggCATTGACCCCTCCCTCGAAAAACCAACGATCGCAGCCCCTCTCCATCAGCAAATTTTGTAAGTTTTGATTTcggtttcttcaaaattttgtgaCTTTGATTTCGCAACACCAAatttcgcaacccatctccctCATTTTCGAAAAAAATTTCTCACTTCATACCTCTCtccttctctatttctctcttcttttttttctttctcccgaGGCCATGATCAAGGTAAGTATGCGATGAAGAACCTACAATTTGGTGCTCTGCATCAGCGATCTCTTCGTTGTTTGACTGTCGAGAATGTTTCTTTGCTTTCAGAttggttcaattttttttttttttttatcactctcatttagTCACTCTCATTTTGGGCTTTGTTTGAGGAAACTGGTTCTCATTTTGACATTGCGTTGACATTGATTTGTCTGTATTTTGGTTGGCTATGTTGAGTGTTAGGTTGCCGAGAAAGTGATGATGTTTCGTagatgttttcttttaattactCCGTacatatgttttttctttcactttctatGAGATGTGACTTTCAGACTTATGTGgttgtgaaatttgttttgtgttgCGGTCGAAGCTGATATTTCCAATTTTGTTCTCATTTTTCTCACCGTTGTTTGGTTGCTGGGAAAATCtagttatatttattaaattaaatttgtgTTTTATGTTGTGCTTGTGTGGGATCGTTTTAATTTTGCTCTCATTTTCTTCATGGATTGTTTGCTCACAGTGGAAATCTCCAGttgcaaaaagaagaagaaactaaatagctgatatattttttttctcttttgctttATAATGATTTCCCTTTTCCTTCATGAATTGATTTTTGATGCTTTATATCATACAATATATGCCTCTTGGTTTGCTTGAAACTTAAAATATGTACCATTTTTGTGTACCAAATGCTTGGCTGCTGTGTAAataggagaaagaaaagaaaatttgggtCTTGACATTGTATGATCTTTTGAATAATGTTAAAAGTGAGAAtcattcatcattaaataaaatacttaattaagCTCAGGTTTATGGAATATGGGacctattgttttatttttcttagttttggAATTGTCTCTTTTTTAATGTGATTCAACTTGTGGTTTATCTTCTTTCAACATGTACTATGTAATTATTTGTGGTGTTTGATTTCATGGGAGGGAAACTATTGAAAGTAATTGAAcgatgttgagttgaattgacaaaactaataaattgggcatttaaaaacaaaagatacaTATTTACACTTACGAACTTTGTTggataaaaaattacaaaatcaaagattttttttataaagattcgGGCTAAACTTGAATGATGAAAACTCACTTGAAGTGGTTCTCTTGTTATAATCCATTTGGTTTGAAGTCTCATATTAGATAgaagtctttctttttttttcagtttatgTTTTGAGGAACCTCCTACGGAAGTTGTTTATTCATTAGCATACTATCATCTTTTGAACCCTATTTgcgattttcttttcttccttgagGTTTAATGTGCATACATTTTActataaattgaaaaaagaaaatgatgggtAAATTTCATGGGTTCCTTAAACcaattatgtaaatttcatGATATcctaaaaatgtaattttaggTTCCTTAAACCAATTATGTTTCATTGCTCTTTTCATGGC
Encoded proteins:
- the LOC121268035 gene encoding serine/threonine-protein kinase PCRK1-like, producing MKCFPFFNGDKKDEPKSTESMQSTNSTFTEGEVKRAGSELNSQNISNTSTESIRRTLYPSLAQRPSNLRVFTVSELKSATKNFSRSVMLGEGGFGCVYKGFIRSAEDPSTKIEVAVKQLGRRGIQGHKEWVTEVNVLGIVEHPNLVKLVGHCAEDDERGIQRLLVYEYMPNGSVEHHLSTRSETPLTWAMRLRIAQDAARGLTYLHEEMDFQIIFRDFKSSNVLLDEHWNAKLSDFGLARLGPPEGLTHVSTAVVGTMGYAAPEYVQTGRVTSKSDVWSYGVFLYELITGRRPLDRNRPRDEQKLLEWVKPFLSDTKKFHLILDPRLKGKYPLKSAQKLAIVANRCLVRHRKNRPKMSEVLERVNRIVETSMETGSPELPLKSLASEETSSDPKAKNKKRIMDLKSGESGWFGRMWTPKPSQKC